From a region of the Trichocoleus sp. genome:
- a CDS encoding TerB family tellurite resistance protein yields MNLQTPPPPSISPRQMNILRIVTAMAWSDGGLATEEVDVMLDRFSGLFASEPIQHQQLEQELRDYMMQNIPLEELVPKLQSQDEKELVLRLGYEVIKSSARTPAEENINEDEAVAYERLVGLLGLSPDTIQRIEAEAEASTDQGSLIDKLTHELQDFMH; encoded by the coding sequence ATGAATCTGCAAACCCCGCCGCCGCCTTCAATTTCACCGCGTCAGATGAACATCCTGCGAATTGTGACCGCAATGGCTTGGTCTGATGGTGGACTGGCAACAGAAGAAGTGGATGTCATGCTCGATCGCTTTAGTGGTCTTTTTGCCTCCGAACCCATTCAGCACCAACAGCTTGAGCAAGAACTGCGAGATTATATGATGCAGAACATTCCGCTGGAAGAACTGGTGCCCAAACTGCAAAGCCAGGACGAAAAAGAATTGGTGTTGCGTCTGGGTTATGAGGTGATTAAATCGAGTGCCCGGACACCCGCAGAAGAGAATATCAACGAAGATGAAGCCGTTGCCTATGAAAGGTTGGTTGGCTTACTCGGGCTCTCACCAGATACCATTCAAAGAATTGAGGCGGAGGCAGAAGCATCAACCGATCAGGGCAGTCTGATCGACAAGCTGACTCATGAACTCCAGGACTTTATGCACTAG
- a CDS encoding cupin-like domain-containing protein, which translates to MTTSSAQITCRTIDRIHVSQLSSQQFFQCYKKPGIPVVITGILSKQSDWNLKYLSEQLGSQEFVLRYYGRDRYQQAKSQWRNIGSGVTAKTKTFDDYADLLRSGEAYEQDIYLAKCPLHHTALMQTEEITAIRTKLDDLGFTQPASTLNLWVGPGGHTEALHYDPMDGTLIQLHGSKRLVLFPRSQTANLYPYPFYLHLWHGLKLRSWFSQVYPDRPDFEAFPKLQIALHHRYEVVLNAGEILYIPAGWWHEVTSLGNEMVCSVNRFWRIYPASRAILFWGRWRAYLGSLCAIPRVILSVIVALFGPNRQQRIKEIMQML; encoded by the coding sequence ATGACAACATCCTCAGCTCAGATCACCTGTCGTACGATCGATCGCATTCACGTTTCTCAACTTTCATCTCAGCAGTTCTTTCAGTGCTACAAAAAACCTGGAATTCCAGTTGTAATCACGGGCATCCTTTCCAAACAATCGGATTGGAATCTCAAATATTTATCGGAGCAGTTGGGCAGTCAGGAATTTGTCTTGCGGTACTATGGGCGCGATCGGTATCAGCAAGCCAAAAGCCAGTGGCGTAATATTGGCAGTGGTGTCACCGCAAAAACCAAAACCTTTGACGACTATGCAGATCTGTTGCGGAGTGGAGAGGCATATGAGCAGGATATCTATCTAGCAAAATGCCCACTTCATCACACAGCTTTGATGCAAACAGAGGAAATTACTGCCATCAGAACTAAATTGGATGACCTGGGTTTCACGCAGCCTGCTAGCACTTTGAATCTATGGGTGGGTCCTGGGGGACATACTGAAGCACTCCACTACGATCCAATGGACGGTACTCTGATTCAGCTACATGGCTCTAAGCGATTGGTTCTATTTCCTCGATCGCAAACGGCAAACCTCTACCCCTATCCGTTCTATCTGCATTTGTGGCACGGCTTGAAGCTGCGATCGTGGTTCAGCCAGGTCTACCCCGATCGTCCTGATTTCGAGGCATTTCCTAAGCTACAAATCGCCTTACATCACCGATATGAAGTTGTTTTGAATGCGGGCGAAATTCTCTACATTCCGGCAGGGTGGTGGCATGAAGTCACTTCACTCGGAAACGAAATGGTTTGTTCTGTGAATCGGTTTTGGCGGATTTATCCAGCTTCACGCGCCATCTTGTTTTGGGGACGGTGGCGAGCCTATTTGGGCAGCCTTTGCGCCATACCCCGAGTAATCCTGAGTGTCATCGTTGCCCTTTTTGGACCCAATCGACAGCAGCGAATTAAAGAGATCATGCAAATGTTGTAG
- a CDS encoding M67 family metallopeptidase yields the protein MTVFQLQATQLQQIQNHAERTYPEECCGLLLGQVKRDSPEVKVLIEVWETANAWDSQLAETTETFTPEESERSLTKSRRYWIDPKDLLNAQRSARDRGLDIIGIYHSHPDHPAVPSECDRTLAWAGYSYIIVSVQQGTAQDTRSWQLNESHQFHAETLQLILPQSQLPT from the coding sequence ATGACGGTTTTCCAGCTTCAAGCAACCCAACTTCAGCAGATTCAGAATCACGCTGAGCGCACCTATCCCGAAGAGTGCTGTGGTTTGCTGTTGGGGCAGGTCAAACGAGACAGCCCTGAAGTCAAAGTTCTGATTGAGGTTTGGGAAACCGCTAACGCCTGGGATTCACAACTTGCTGAAACGACAGAAACTTTCACCCCAGAAGAATCTGAACGATCGCTAACCAAATCCCGCCGCTACTGGATCGACCCCAAAGACTTGCTGAACGCTCAACGGTCTGCCCGCGATCGAGGGTTAGATATCATTGGAATTTATCATTCCCACCCTGATCACCCAGCAGTGCCCTCAGAGTGCGATCGAACCCTTGCCTGGGCTGGCTATTCCTACATCATTGTCTCTGTGCAACAGGGAACTGCACAAGACACCCGCTCCTGGCAACTCAATGAATCTCACCAGTTTCATGCCGAAACCCTTCAACTGATTCTCCCTCAATCCCAACTCCCCACCTAA
- a CDS encoding dienelactone hydrolase family protein, with amino-acid sequence MGTTIEKIGYLALPEPGSGQGIIVLQEWWGLVPHIQDIADRFAAAGYVAVAPDLYEGEKTTSPDEAGRMLMALNIEQTAQKLEQVANFLLNHEAVTGQKLGVIGFCMGGQLALLAATVSQKIGAVVDFYGIHPNVKPDFSKLAAPVLGIFGEKDQSVPPETVQQLEAAIQQAGRSIETHTYPNADHAFFNNTRPEVYQPDAAADAWKRTLNFFQTHLAV; translated from the coding sequence ATGGGTACAACGATCGAAAAAATTGGCTATCTAGCACTTCCCGAGCCGGGTTCTGGGCAAGGAATTATTGTTCTACAGGAGTGGTGGGGCTTGGTTCCGCATATTCAAGATATTGCCGATCGCTTTGCTGCTGCTGGCTATGTTGCCGTTGCACCAGACCTTTATGAAGGAGAAAAAACGACCTCTCCTGATGAAGCCGGACGAATGCTGATGGCGCTTAACATTGAGCAAACTGCCCAAAAGCTAGAGCAGGTCGCTAATTTTTTGCTGAACCATGAAGCGGTGACAGGTCAAAAGCTGGGTGTTATCGGCTTTTGTATGGGTGGACAACTGGCACTTCTCGCAGCAACCGTTAGCCAAAAGATTGGTGCAGTTGTCGATTTTTACGGCATCCATCCCAACGTTAAACCCGACTTCTCAAAACTTGCTGCCCCTGTCCTGGGAATTTTTGGGGAAAAAGACCAATCCGTACCTCCTGAAACCGTCCAGCAGTTGGAAGCAGCCATTCAGCAGGCAGGGCGATCGATCGAAACGCACACCTACCCCAACGCCGATCACGCCTTTTTCAACAACACTAGACCAGAAGTTTACCAACCTGATGCAGCTGCCGATGCCTGGAAGCGCACCCTAAATTTTTTCCAAACCCATCTGGCTGTGTAA
- a CDS encoding YdcF family protein, producing the protein MFLFFSKLLPLFIYPVGLITILLLLALLLLWKRPKIAAACIASALILLLVSGNAAVAGQLVRSLETQYVPTGALPKAEAIVVLGGGIKPQFPPRPWIDVAEAGDRSIYGAQLYLQGKAPLVILSGGRIEWQGGGEPESSDMAKLVQALGVPRTAIAEDPTSLNTYENAVNVRKILQTRQINRVLLVTSAMHMPRAIQIFWKIGIEAIPAPTDFIMTQANPQGDSSLQATMLTLLPEASYLQQFTLALKEYLGWIIYWLKGWL; encoded by the coding sequence ATGTTTCTCTTTTTTTCCAAATTGCTACCCTTGTTCATCTATCCAGTAGGGCTAATTACGATTCTGCTGCTGCTGGCGTTGCTGCTGTTGTGGAAACGTCCAAAAATTGCTGCTGCCTGTATTGCATCCGCGTTAATCCTGCTGCTGGTGTCTGGTAACGCTGCAGTTGCTGGGCAGTTGGTTCGATCGCTAGAAACACAATACGTTCCTACCGGAGCGTTACCCAAAGCAGAAGCGATCGTTGTGTTAGGAGGTGGCATTAAGCCGCAGTTTCCCCCTCGTCCCTGGATTGATGTCGCAGAGGCAGGCGATCGTTCTATCTATGGTGCACAGCTTTATTTGCAAGGCAAGGCTCCTCTCGTGATTCTCAGCGGTGGACGAATTGAGTGGCAGGGCGGCGGCGAGCCAGAATCTTCAGATATGGCAAAACTGGTGCAGGCGTTGGGTGTTCCCCGAACTGCGATCGCCGAAGATCCAACTTCCCTCAATACCTATGAAAATGCTGTGAATGTGCGAAAGATTTTACAAACTCGTCAGATCAATCGCGTCTTGCTGGTCACTTCGGCGATGCATATGCCGCGAGCAATCCAGATTTTTTGGAAAATAGGGATTGAGGCAATTCCTGCGCCCACGGATTTCATCATGACTCAGGCAAATCCACAGGGTGATTCCAGTCTGCAAGCCACAATGCTGACCCTGCTGCCCGAAGCGAGCTACCTACAACAGTTTACGCTTGCTTTGAAGGAATATCTGGGCTGGATCATCTATTGGCTGAAGGGATGGCTGTAA
- the nadA gene encoding quinolinate synthase NadA — translation MFTTTISYQNSARSSQIPFDLVGAIQDLKRELNAVILAHYYQDPDIQDIADYIGDSLGLSQQAASTDAETIVFAGVHFMAETAKILNPHKLVLLPDLEAGCSLADSCPPAEFAQFKAAHPNHLVVSYINCTAEIKAMSDIICTSSNAVKIVSQIPADQPIIFAPDRNLGRYVMEQTGRDLVLWQGSCMVHETFSEKKIVQLQIENPQAEVIAHPECEPAVLRHAQYIGSTTALLKYALQSPREQFIVVTEPGIIHQMQKSAPQKQFIPAPPLNQCACNECPHMRLNTLEKVYWAMKNRSPEISLPESTQQAALRPIQRMLEMS, via the coding sequence GTGTTCACAACTACGATTTCTTACCAAAATTCTGCTCGATCGTCTCAGATTCCATTCGATCTTGTTGGTGCAATTCAAGACCTGAAGCGTGAGCTAAACGCCGTCATTTTGGCGCACTATTACCAAGATCCAGACATTCAAGATATCGCTGACTATATTGGCGATTCTTTAGGGCTATCGCAACAGGCAGCCAGTACTGACGCAGAGACGATCGTTTTTGCGGGAGTGCACTTCATGGCGGAGACTGCCAAAATCTTGAATCCGCACAAATTAGTGCTGTTGCCTGACCTGGAAGCAGGCTGTTCGCTGGCAGATAGCTGTCCTCCGGCAGAGTTCGCGCAGTTCAAAGCGGCACACCCCAATCATTTAGTCGTGTCGTATATTAATTGCACTGCCGAGATCAAGGCGATGAGCGACATTATCTGCACCAGTTCCAATGCCGTCAAAATTGTTTCGCAGATTCCGGCAGATCAACCGATTATTTTTGCACCCGATCGCAACCTGGGACGCTATGTGATGGAGCAGACAGGGCGGGATCTGGTGCTGTGGCAGGGAAGCTGCATGGTGCATGAAACCTTCTCGGAGAAGAAGATTGTGCAGCTACAAATTGAAAATCCGCAGGCAGAAGTGATCGCGCACCCTGAATGCGAACCGGCTGTATTGCGTCATGCTCAATATATCGGCTCGACGACTGCCCTGCTCAAGTACGCACTCCAAAGCCCTCGTGAACAGTTCATTGTGGTGACAGAGCCGGGAATTATTCACCAGATGCAGAAATCAGCACCCCAAAAGCAATTCATCCCTGCACCACCGCTGAATCAGTGCGCCTGTAACGAATGCCCTCACATGCGGCTCAACACCTTAGAAAAAGTGTATTGGGCAATGAAAAACCGATCGCCCGAAATCTCGTTGCCTGAGTCTACTCAACAAGCAGCACTCCGTCCGATTCAGCGAATGCTGGAGATGAGTTAG
- a CDS encoding aminotransferase class I/II-fold pyridoxal phosphate-dependent enzyme, translating to MNLETIAIHAGRSIDPATGAVTPPLYLSTTFERETDGSYPQGHIYARTSNPNRTMLEQCLAALEGGEVAAAFSSGSAATATVFQALSPGAHVIAPIDAYSGTPLLLKTIFQSWGLNVSFVDITDLAQVQQAIQPHTKLIWTETPSNPLLKITDIAEVAAIAHTANALCVCDNTWATPVLQRPFEQGADLIVHSTTKYLGGHSDVLSGAVVARTDSDFFQRIRHIQTAAGAVAAPFDCWLVLRGIQTLPYRMAGHGANATKLAAFLSEHPAIEQVHYPGLSTHTGHEIAAQQMRGFGGMLSIQIKGGRDEAFAMLAKLKLFTRATSLGGVESLIEHRASVEGAGTLTPDNLLRLSIGLEHADDLIADLSQALA from the coding sequence ATGAATCTTGAAACTATCGCGATCCATGCAGGTCGATCGATCGATCCGGCAACCGGAGCAGTCACGCCGCCTCTATACCTGTCCACGACCTTTGAGCGAGAAACTGACGGCAGCTATCCGCAGGGCCATATCTATGCCCGCACCAGCAACCCGAACCGGACAATGCTTGAGCAGTGTTTAGCTGCACTCGAAGGTGGTGAAGTTGCAGCCGCTTTTTCGTCTGGTTCAGCCGCGACCGCCACTGTGTTTCAGGCTCTAAGCCCCGGGGCTCATGTGATTGCGCCGATCGATGCCTATTCTGGTACGCCCTTGCTGCTTAAAACCATTTTCCAGTCTTGGGGTTTGAACGTTTCCTTTGTCGATATAACTGATCTGGCGCAAGTGCAGCAAGCGATTCAGCCCCACACAAAACTGATTTGGACTGAAACACCGTCTAATCCGCTGCTCAAAATTACGGACATTGCCGAGGTTGCAGCGATCGCCCATACAGCGAATGCCCTCTGCGTTTGTGACAATACTTGGGCAACGCCAGTATTACAGCGCCCATTTGAGCAGGGAGCCGATTTGATTGTGCATTCTACGACCAAGTATTTGGGTGGGCATAGCGATGTATTGAGCGGGGCAGTGGTGGCGCGGACAGACTCCGACTTTTTTCAGCGCATTCGCCATATTCAGACAGCGGCTGGTGCAGTTGCGGCTCCATTTGACTGCTGGCTGGTGCTGCGAGGCATCCAAACTCTCCCTTATCGGATGGCAGGGCATGGCGCCAATGCCACCAAACTTGCAGCGTTTTTGAGCGAACATCCGGCGATCGAGCAGGTTCACTATCCAGGGCTATCCACGCATACGGGACATGAAATTGCGGCTCAACAAATGCGCGGCTTCGGAGGGATGCTCTCTATCCAGATTAAAGGCGGACGCGATGAGGCATTTGCAATGCTGGCAAAGCTAAAGCTCTTTACGAGAGCCACCAGCTTGGGCGGTGTGGAAAGTTTGATTGAGCATCGTGCTTCAGTCGAGGGAGCGGGAACCCTAACTCCAGATAACCTGCTGCGACTTTCGATCGGCTTAGAACATGCAGATGATTTAATTGCTGATCTGTCTCAGGCACTTGCATAA
- a CDS encoding MFS transporter: MNSNSEPSSFQRLHRNRSLIVLLIAGSLAVMPGAVIAPVLPKIVQQLQLSKTLAGYLVSAHYLTVALFSPLLGILADRIGRRRVLIGSLIAFAGSGIAGAWAESFLPMLLTRGFLGIATGGIAAASLGLLARMYTDEQARSQAIAYASSTLTLANIAYPLFAGLAGAQNWQTAFYLYGLGIPLALLVALFLQENPLPSEADSIGTAIADNRKQLSQVLLQQPQVLRLLLTLGLASATAYATVIYLPLYLTATLNTATLTNGLVLASQAIGAALISALGVSWLARRFGSVSTIIIGLGIMALTLLLIPEIRSLQFLFPITLLFGVGLGIAMPSHYAALATLAPLSLQASILAIATGVNFLGQFLSPTLFGVVIHMGGVVSVFYAAAIVALATGIFLMVTERSA, translated from the coding sequence ATGAACTCAAACTCAGAACCCTCCTCTTTCCAACGGCTCCATCGCAATCGCAGCCTGATTGTTTTGCTGATTGCAGGCTCTCTAGCCGTGATGCCAGGAGCCGTAATTGCGCCCGTTTTACCCAAAATTGTGCAGCAGCTTCAGTTAAGTAAAACGCTGGCAGGGTATCTCGTTAGTGCCCACTACCTGACTGTTGCCCTGTTTAGCCCACTCTTGGGCATTCTGGCAGACCGAATTGGACGGCGACGAGTTTTGATTGGCTCTTTGATCGCCTTTGCAGGGTCAGGCATCGCAGGAGCTTGGGCAGAGAGCTTTTTGCCAATGCTGCTGACACGCGGGTTTCTGGGCATTGCGACAGGTGGAATTGCCGCAGCCAGTTTGGGCTTGCTGGCACGCATGTATACAGATGAGCAGGCTCGATCGCAAGCCATTGCTTACGCTTCCAGTACACTCACCCTTGCGAACATTGCTTATCCACTCTTTGCCGGACTTGCTGGCGCTCAAAACTGGCAGACTGCTTTCTATCTTTACGGTCTAGGCATACCGCTGGCGCTCCTGGTTGCCCTATTTCTGCAAGAAAATCCCCTGCCGTCTGAAGCTGACTCGATCGGCACGGCGATCGCAGATAACCGTAAACAACTAAGTCAAGTGCTGCTGCAACAACCTCAGGTTCTCCGGTTGCTGTTGACCCTTGGACTCGCTTCTGCGACAGCCTACGCAACCGTCATTTATCTGCCCCTCTATCTTACTGCCACCCTCAATACTGCCACCCTTACCAATGGCTTAGTCCTGGCATCGCAAGCGATCGGGGCAGCTCTGATTTCTGCGCTGGGCGTTAGCTGGCTGGCTCGGCGGTTTGGCTCTGTATCCACCATAATCATCGGGCTGGGCATCATGGCTCTGACGCTGCTGCTCATTCCCGAAATTCGATCGCTCCAATTCCTGTTTCCAATCACGCTGCTGTTTGGCGTGGGGCTGGGGATCGCGATGCCAAGTCATTATGCGGCTCTCGCAACCCTTGCCCCTTTATCGCTTCAGGCGAGTATTCTGGCAATTGCGACAGGGGTTAACTTTTTGGGACAGTTTCTTTCGCCCACGCTGTTTGGTGTAGTGATTCACATGGGCGGCGTTGTGAGTGTGTTTTATGCAGCGGCGATCGTTGCTCTGGCGACAGGGATATTTTTGATGGTTACAGAGCGATCAGCCTAA
- the moeB gene encoding molybdopterin-synthase adenylyltransferase MoeB, whose amino-acid sequence MLNPNLDEVQLTKDDYERYSRHLILPEVGLDGQKRLKAASVLCIGTGGLGAPLLLYLAAAGIGRIGIVDFDVVDFSNLQRQVIHGTSWVGKPKIQSAKERILEINPYCQVDLYETRLSAENAMGIIEPYDIVVDGTDNFPTRYLVNDACVLAGKPNVYGSIFRFEGQATVFNYQDGPNYRDLYPEPPPPGLVPSCAEGGVLGILPGLIGVIQATETVKIILGVGETLSGRLLLYNSLSMTFRELKLRPNPVRPVIDKLIDYEEFCGIPQAKAAEAQKQADMQEITVQELKQILDSEAKDYVLLDVRNPNEYEIAQIPNSVLVPLPDIENGNGVEQVKELVNGHKLIVHCKMGGRSAKAIGILKEAGIDGINVKGGINAWSQEVDPSVPQY is encoded by the coding sequence ATGCTAAATCCCAATCTGGACGAGGTCCAGTTAACCAAAGACGACTACGAACGCTACTCGCGCCATCTCATCCTGCCGGAAGTGGGACTGGATGGGCAAAAACGCCTCAAAGCTGCCAGTGTGCTCTGCATTGGTACAGGTGGACTTGGCGCACCGCTGCTTCTCTATCTGGCTGCTGCCGGAATTGGTCGGATCGGCATTGTCGATTTTGACGTGGTCGATTTCTCCAATTTGCAGCGTCAGGTGATTCATGGTACTTCCTGGGTTGGTAAGCCCAAAATCCAATCTGCTAAAGAGCGAATTCTGGAAATTAACCCCTACTGTCAGGTTGACCTCTACGAGACTCGGCTTTCGGCAGAGAATGCGATGGGCATCATCGAACCCTACGATATCGTCGTCGATGGCACTGACAACTTCCCAACCCGCTACTTGGTGAACGATGCCTGTGTGCTGGCAGGCAAGCCGAACGTTTACGGCTCAATCTTCCGGTTTGAGGGACAGGCAACGGTCTTCAATTATCAGGATGGACCCAACTACCGCGACCTCTATCCCGAACCCCCGCCGCCAGGATTAGTTCCTTCTTGTGCAGAGGGCGGTGTACTGGGAATTCTGCCCGGTTTGATTGGCGTGATTCAAGCAACCGAAACCGTCAAGATTATTTTGGGTGTAGGCGAAACTCTCAGCGGTAGATTGCTGCTCTACAATTCACTCAGCATGACTTTCCGTGAGTTGAAGCTGCGTCCAAATCCGGTACGCCCCGTGATCGACAAGCTAATCGACTACGAAGAGTTTTGTGGAATTCCGCAAGCCAAAGCCGCAGAAGCACAAAAACAAGCTGATATGCAGGAAATCACCGTTCAGGAACTCAAGCAAATTCTCGACAGCGAAGCCAAAGACTACGTGCTGCTAGATGTGCGTAATCCCAATGAATACGAAATTGCCCAAATTCCTAATTCTGTGCTGGTTCCCCTCCCCGATATTGAAAATGGCAACGGGGTCGAGCAGGTGAAAGAACTGGTGAATGGTCACAAGCTGATTGTTCACTGCAAAATGGGCGGACGTTCAGCCAAGGCGATCGGCATTCTCAAGGAAGCGGGAATTGATGGCATCAACGTCAAAGGTGGCATCAACGCCTGGAGCCAGGAAGTCGATCCGTCAGTACCACAATACTAG
- a CDS encoding carbonic anhydrase translates to MQTSRRQFLQMGVGVMAAGMSATLLQAKLANAAPIAPLTADQALEHLLIGNQRYISRKKMYLNQTQSRLQEVAQGQHPFAVILGCADSRVPPEILFDRGLGDLFVVRVAGNSLNDSTLASIEYAVRNLAVPLVMVLGHERCGAVTAVLEKQELPGHLSQFAAAILPAIEASAQEEGDRLDNAVRANIRFVTAQLRASTPVLAERVEAKQIKIVGARYDLDTGRAEVIA, encoded by the coding sequence ATGCAGACTTCTAGAAGACAGTTCCTTCAAATGGGTGTTGGTGTTATGGCTGCGGGAATGAGTGCGACGCTCCTTCAGGCAAAACTGGCGAATGCGGCTCCGATCGCTCCTCTCACTGCCGATCAAGCCCTGGAGCATCTTTTAATTGGCAATCAGCGGTACATCTCACGCAAAAAGATGTATCTCAACCAGACGCAAAGCCGACTACAGGAAGTTGCTCAGGGTCAGCATCCGTTTGCTGTAATTTTGGGCTGTGCTGATTCTCGCGTGCCACCAGAAATTCTGTTCGATCGGGGCTTGGGTGACTTGTTTGTGGTGCGGGTTGCCGGAAACAGCCTCAATGATTCGACGCTGGCAAGTATTGAATATGCGGTGAGGAATTTGGCTGTCCCTTTGGTGATGGTCTTGGGACATGAGCGGTGCGGAGCAGTAACGGCTGTTCTAGAAAAGCAAGAACTTCCGGGACATCTAAGCCAGTTTGCAGCAGCAATTCTTCCAGCGATCGAAGCATCGGCTCAAGAAGAGGGCGATCGGTTGGATAATGCAGTTCGGGCAAATATTCGCTTTGTAACGGCTCAACTGCGAGCATCAACGCCCGTCTTAGCGGAACGAGTTGAAGCAAAACAGATCAAGATTGTTGGCGCGAGATATGACCTGGATACAGGTAGGGCTGAAGTAATTGCTTAA
- a CDS encoding aspartyl/asparaginyl beta-hydroxylase domain-containing protein: MQGVANRVRMAIVDQLEVWAAQQSLVGDSVFFSKEQFPWANNLEANWKTIRQELDQVMQDVDILPNFQDISMRQSNITSDDRWKTYFFYAFGFRAEKNCQRCPKTTKLLENIPGLKVAFFSILAPHKYIPEHRGKYKGVIRYHLGLKVPQPSSACRIRIADQTAHWEEGKSLIFDDTFPHEVWNDTDDYRAVLFLDIERPLKFPMSFVNWLVSKLLTTSSVIQSAKTNHATWETYFEQQKQEIAVK; the protein is encoded by the coding sequence ATGCAAGGTGTAGCGAACCGTGTAAGGATGGCGATCGTCGATCAGCTAGAAGTTTGGGCAGCGCAGCAATCTTTAGTTGGAGATTCAGTTTTTTTCAGCAAAGAACAGTTCCCCTGGGCAAACAATTTGGAAGCAAATTGGAAAACCATTCGCCAAGAGCTTGATCAGGTGATGCAAGACGTTGATATTCTGCCAAATTTTCAGGATATCTCGATGCGTCAGAGCAACATAACAAGCGACGATCGCTGGAAAACCTACTTTTTTTATGCCTTTGGCTTTAGAGCCGAGAAAAACTGCCAGCGCTGCCCAAAGACAACAAAACTCCTCGAAAATATTCCCGGTTTAAAGGTTGCATTTTTCTCGATTCTGGCACCCCACAAATATATTCCAGAACACAGAGGCAAATACAAAGGAGTCATTCGCTATCACCTGGGGTTAAAAGTGCCTCAACCCAGTTCTGCTTGCCGAATTCGCATTGCAGATCAAACCGCCCATTGGGAAGAGGGAAAGAGCTTGATTTTTGATGATACTTTTCCGCATGAAGTTTGGAACGACACAGACGATTATCGAGCAGTGCTTTTTCTTGACATTGAGCGACCCCTCAAGTTTCCCATGTCTTTTGTCAATTGGTTGGTGAGTAAGTTGCTCACGACTTCTTCGGTTATTCAAAGCGCTAAAACAAATCATGCTACTTGGGAAACGTATTTTGAGCAACAGAAGCAAGAAATCGCTGTGAAATAA
- a CDS encoding superoxide dismutase → MAYELAPLPYDYKALEPHISSGTLEFHHDKHHAAYVNNYNKMATEQGLADNPIEEVIKQSFNGDAAKSQSGLFNNAAQAWNHTFYWNCMKPSGGGTPTGALLDKINADFGSFDKFKEEFVSAGTTQFGSGWAWLVLDNGTLKVTKTPDGVNPIALGQVPLLTMDVWEHAYYLDYQNRRPDYEKTFIESLVNWDFVAQNLAAAA, encoded by the coding sequence ATGGCATACGAACTCGCCCCCCTGCCCTACGACTACAAAGCCCTGGAGCCTCATATTTCTTCGGGTACTTTGGAATTCCATCACGACAAGCACCACGCCGCTTATGTGAACAACTACAACAAGATGGCGACGGAGCAAGGCTTGGCAGATAATCCGATCGAAGAAGTGATTAAGCAGTCCTTCAACGGCGATGCGGCTAAGAGCCAGAGCGGTTTATTTAATAATGCGGCTCAAGCCTGGAACCACACCTTTTACTGGAACTGCATGAAGCCCAGTGGTGGCGGTACTCCTACAGGTGCATTGCTCGACAAGATCAACGCTGATTTTGGCAGCTTCGACAAGTTCAAAGAAGAGTTTGTCAGTGCTGGAACAACCCAATTCGGTAGCGGTTGGGCATGGCTGGTATTGGATAATGGCACGCTCAAAGTGACCAAAACTCCTGATGGCGTTAACCCGATCGCGCTGGGTCAAGTCCCCCTGCTGACGATGGATGTTTGGGAACATGCGTACTATCTGGACTACCAGAACCGCCGCCCCGACTACGAAAAGACCTTTATTGAAAGCTTGGTGAACTGGGACTTCGTGGCACAAAACCTAGCCGCAGCCGCTTAA